In Deinococcus psychrotolerans, a genomic segment contains:
- a CDS encoding FAD-binding oxidoreductase: protein MSLFNRRKPEKLALTANSPVSKPRSTEAPSSPLAAELTRLLGPQKVLSAYGERLNYRYDAILVGKTPLCVVLPETTADVVAAVRAARAADVPIVGRGAASGLSGGAAPLEESLVISFTRMTKLTIYPEQREARAQAGVITLAVSEQARPHGLVYPPDPASFRTSTIGGNLGENAGGPMCFKYGVSGDYVKALEFVDVDGGIHELRRDAFDLAGLLIGSEGTLGLITEATLRLTPPPRFTRTLMSHFAEVGQAAEAVSQAIAAGAVPAKLEFMDKACTNAVEDYLQIGLPREAEAVLLVDTDGDDLATVEEELALVEAACQDHGGTVRRAADDAESAALWRARRSISPALGRIRPQRMNEDIVVPRSVLAEVVREIRSLGEASGFHLVQFGHIGDGNLHPNILFDPRTESSEKVHELAYQVAQVAIRHGGVLSGEHGIGAMKRDFMRDAVDAVTLEALWDVKRALDPEGMLNPGKILP from the coding sequence GTGAGTCTGTTTAACAGACGGAAACCGGAAAAATTAGCTCTGACGGCCAACTCGCCCGTCAGCAAACCGCGTTCCACCGAAGCGCCGAGCAGTCCGCTGGCGGCTGAACTCACCCGCTTGCTGGGGCCGCAAAAAGTGCTGAGCGCTTATGGTGAGCGCCTGAACTACCGCTACGACGCCATCCTGGTGGGCAAAACGCCGCTGTGTGTGGTGCTGCCGGAAACCACCGCCGACGTGGTGGCGGCGGTGCGTGCGGCCAGAGCGGCGGACGTGCCGATTGTCGGGCGCGGCGCAGCCAGCGGCCTCTCAGGTGGGGCCGCGCCGCTCGAAGAGTCGCTGGTAATCTCGTTTACCCGCATGACCAAACTCACGATCTACCCCGAACAACGCGAAGCCAGGGCGCAGGCAGGCGTGATCACGCTGGCGGTCAGCGAACAGGCCAGGCCTCACGGTCTGGTTTATCCGCCCGACCCGGCCAGCTTCCGTACCAGCACCATCGGCGGCAACCTCGGTGAAAACGCGGGCGGCCCAATGTGCTTCAAGTACGGCGTCAGCGGCGATTATGTCAAAGCTCTGGAATTTGTGGACGTGGACGGCGGCATTCACGAACTCAGGCGCGACGCTTTTGATCTGGCGGGCCTGCTGATCGGCTCAGAAGGCACGCTGGGCCTCATCACCGAGGCCACCTTGCGCCTGACCCCGCCGCCCAGATTCACCCGCACCCTGATGAGCCACTTTGCCGAGGTCGGACAGGCTGCCGAAGCCGTGTCGCAGGCGATTGCAGCGGGCGCGGTTCCGGCCAAGCTGGAATTTATGGACAAGGCTTGCACCAACGCTGTGGAAGACTATTTGCAAATCGGCCTGCCCCGTGAAGCCGAGGCGGTGCTGCTGGTCGATACTGATGGCGACGATCTGGCAACGGTGGAAGAAGAACTGGCCCTAGTGGAAGCCGCCTGCCAAGATCACGGCGGAACTGTGCGCCGCGCCGCCGACGATGCCGAAAGTGCTGCGCTGTGGCGGGCCAGACGTAGCATCAGCCCAGCGTTGGGCCGCATCCGTCCGCAGCGCATGAACGAGGACATCGTGGTGCCGCGAAGCGTGCTGGCCGAGGTGGTGCGCGAAATCCGCTCTCTCGGCGAGGCGTCGGGCTTTCATCTGGTGCAGTTCGGGCACATCGGCGACGGCAATTTGCACCCCAATATCCTGTTCGACCCGCGCACCGAGAGTAGCGAGAAGGTGCATGAACTGGCCTATCAGGTGGCGCAGGTCGCCATCCGGCACGGCGGCGTGCTGAGCGGTGAACACGGCATCGGGGCCATGAAACGCGATTTTATGCGCGACGCGGTGGACGCGGTGACGCTGGAAGCCTTATGGGACGTGAAGCGGGCGCTCGACCCGGAGGGAATGCTGAATCCGGGGAAGATACTGCCCTGA
- the glcF gene encoding glycolate oxidase subunit GlcF encodes MNHDIPVSQIGPQGEIMAHAIEACVHCGFCLPACPTYALLGDEMDSPRGRIFLMKEVLEGELPLFDAAPHLDRCLGCMGCVTACPSGVAYGELITSFRGWSEPQRNRSAFDKAKRVAILKALPAPKLFSVAARIGQYAKPLAPLLPDALKSPLDLLPEHVPAMLDLPKFTPAQGTKRARVAFLVGCAQQALAPNFNAATLRVLARNGVEVVIPEDQGCCGAAALHTGARDEALKLARNNIAAFNPDEYDAILSNAAGCGAGLREYPEVLHGLPDEDAAKKLAAKVMDISTFLAQLSEDGGLEPFMPASRPIKIAYHDACHLAHAQGIRAEPRALLKLIPNVSLLEVPEGDLCCGSAGTYNLEQPELATQLGERKAKNVLSTQPDMVASGNIGCHTQIQSHLRRQGSGVPIHHTIEILDMAYQGLL; translated from the coding sequence ATGAACCATGACATTCCCGTCAGCCAGATCGGGCCGCAGGGCGAAATCATGGCCCACGCCATCGAGGCCTGCGTCCACTGCGGCTTTTGCCTGCCCGCTTGTCCCACCTACGCGCTGCTGGGCGACGAGATGGACAGTCCACGCGGGCGCATCTTCCTGATGAAGGAAGTGCTGGAAGGTGAGCTGCCGCTGTTTGACGCCGCGCCGCACCTGGACCGCTGCCTGGGCTGCATGGGCTGCGTCACCGCCTGCCCCAGTGGAGTGGCCTACGGCGAACTGATCACCAGTTTTCGCGGCTGGAGCGAGCCTCAGCGCAACAGAAGTGCTTTCGACAAGGCCAAGCGCGTCGCCATTCTGAAGGCGCTTCCAGCTCCCAAGTTGTTCAGCGTGGCCGCCAGAATCGGCCAGTACGCCAAGCCGCTCGCGCCGCTGCTGCCCGACGCTCTCAAATCGCCGCTCGATCTGTTGCCCGAACATGTTCCGGCCATGCTGGATTTGCCGAAGTTCACGCCAGCGCAGGGAACAAAACGGGCCAGAGTCGCCTTCCTCGTCGGCTGCGCTCAGCAAGCCCTCGCGCCCAATTTCAACGCGGCCACCTTGCGGGTGCTGGCCCGCAACGGCGTGGAAGTCGTCATTCCGGAGGATCAGGGCTGCTGCGGGGCGGCGGCGCTGCACACCGGAGCGCGGGATGAAGCCCTGAAACTGGCCCGCAACAACATCGCGGCCTTCAATCCAGACGAGTACGACGCCATTCTCAGCAATGCGGCGGGCTGCGGGGCGGGTCTGCGCGAGTATCCCGAAGTCTTGCACGGCCTCCCCGACGAAGACGCAGCCAAAAAGCTGGCGGCCAAAGTCATGGACATCAGTACCTTCCTGGCACAGCTGAGCGAGGACGGCGGCCTGGAACCGTTTATGCCCGCTTCCAGGCCGATTAAAATCGCTTACCACGACGCTTGCCACCTGGCCCACGCGCAAGGCATCCGCGCCGAGCCGAGGGCGCTCCTCAAACTGATTCCCAACGTGAGCCTGTTGGAAGTCCCGGAGGGCGATCTGTGCTGCGGCTCGGCAGGCACTTACAACTTGGAGCAGCCTGAACTCGCCACCCAGCTCGGTGAGCGCAAGGCCAAGAATGTGCTGTCAACGCAGCCGGATATGGTCGCCAGCGGCAACATCGGCTGCCACACCCAGATTCAAAGCCACCTCAGACGGCAAGGCAGCGGCGTGCCGATTCACCACACCATCGAGATTTTGGACATGGCCTATCAGGGGCTGCTGTGA
- a CDS encoding GNAT family N-acetyltransferase, translating into MTDSALILRPATREDVGFLQSLLPRFISFGLPLGQDEGAVLAGATQNLLAALAAPQTDSALLIAWVEEEEKPPRRAGFLRLDTERPLFGKPFAYLADLALAEWAEGLGLGQILLNEAENWARAQGLKHIQLHVFATNVRARKLYERAGYSEATLGLVKVLKGKK; encoded by the coding sequence ATGACCGACAGCGCCCTGATTTTGCGGCCCGCCACCCGTGAGGATGTGGGGTTTTTGCAGTCCCTCTTGCCGCGTTTCATCTCGTTCGGCCTGCCATTAGGCCAAGACGAAGGCGCGGTGCTGGCGGGCGCGACTCAGAATCTGCTGGCCGCCCTCGCCGCGCCGCAAACCGACAGCGCCCTGCTGATCGCTTGGGTGGAAGAGGAGGAAAAGCCCCCTCGCCGCGCTGGATTCCTGCGCCTGGACACCGAGCGCCCGCTGTTCGGCAAACCGTTTGCCTACTTGGCTGACTTGGCACTCGCAGAGTGGGCCGAGGGCCTAGGCCTGGGCCAGATTTTGCTGAACGAGGCCGAGAACTGGGCCAGAGCGCAGGGTTTGAAGCACATCCAACTGCATGTCTTTGCCACCAACGTCCGCGCCCGCAAGTTGTATGAACGGGCGGGGTATAGCGAGGCCACGCTGGGACTGGTGAAGGTGTTGAAGGGGAAGAAGTAG
- a CDS encoding ABC transporter ATP-binding protein — translation MIPPVTLPLLARLKTFASYYRPYRRILILDLLCAFVVAGITLIFPLCAGYVTRTVLGEAGLGETGPQALADLTRVGVFMLGLVALHLICNTFVDYQGHIMGTRMEGDMRRDLFRHLQSLPFGFYDSQRTGQLMSRLTNDLYNIGELAHHFPEDLLIALLKFVGVFVILASINLNLTLLLFAFLPLMAAYAVFFNIRMNAAMMRSRARIADVNAQAEDTLAGIRVVQSFTGEATEQRRFDAENARFVDSRRAEYRAEAYFYQGMTAFSQLMLIAVLSFGGLASVRGALRLDELVTYLLCVGLLLEPVSRLVNIARLLQEGVTGFERFLELMAVSPSIQDAPQALEIRDVRGEITFQHVTFRYGPDQPPALQGINLSIHAGEFVALVGASGVGKSTLCALIPRFYEVSEGQILLDGTPITDLKLDSLRRQIGVVQQDVYLFAGTVLDNIRYGRPTACEAEIKEAARQAGAHDFIAALPNGYHTDIGQRGVKLSGGQKQRLSIARVFLKDPPVLIFDEATSALDNESEALVQESLERLAQRRTTLVIAHRLSTVRNAGRILVLTKDGLTEQGTHAELMAQGGVYARLQATGLRL, via the coding sequence GTGATTCCGCCCGTCACGCTGCCGCTACTGGCCCGGCTGAAAACCTTTGCCTCGTATTACCGCCCTTACCGCCGCATCCTGATTCTGGATTTGCTATGCGCCTTCGTGGTGGCGGGCATCACCCTGATTTTTCCGCTGTGTGCTGGGTATGTGACCCGCACCGTACTGGGAGAGGCTGGGCTGGGTGAAACTGGCCCGCAGGCGCTGGCCGACCTGACCCGCGTGGGCGTCTTTATGCTGGGGCTGGTGGCGCTCCATCTGATCTGTAATACTTTCGTGGATTATCAGGGACACATCATGGGCACGCGTATGGAAGGCGACATGCGGCGTGATTTGTTCCGGCATCTGCAATCGCTGCCCTTCGGCTTTTACGACTCCCAGCGCACCGGGCAACTGATGAGCCGCCTCACCAACGACTTGTACAACATCGGCGAACTGGCACACCACTTCCCAGAAGACCTGCTGATTGCGCTGCTGAAATTTGTGGGCGTATTCGTCATTCTGGCAAGCATCAATCTCAACCTGACGCTGCTGCTGTTCGCCTTCTTGCCGCTCATGGCGGCCTATGCGGTCTTCTTCAACATTCGCATGAACGCCGCCATGATGCGGAGCCGGGCGCGGATTGCCGACGTGAATGCGCAGGCCGAAGACACCTTGGCGGGCATCCGCGTGGTGCAGTCCTTTACCGGAGAGGCCACCGAACAGCGCCGTTTTGACGCCGAGAACGCCCGCTTCGTGGACAGCCGCCGAGCCGAATACCGCGCTGAAGCGTATTTCTATCAGGGCATGACTGCCTTCTCGCAACTGATGCTGATTGCCGTGCTGTCTTTTGGCGGCCTTGCCAGCGTGCGCGGGGCGCTGCGGCTGGATGAACTGGTGACGTACCTGCTGTGCGTGGGCCTGCTGCTGGAGCCCGTTTCGCGGCTGGTCAACATCGCCCGGCTGCTTCAGGAGGGGGTCACGGGCTTTGAGCGTTTTCTGGAATTGATGGCGGTTAGCCCCAGCATTCAGGACGCGCCGCAAGCACTAGAAATCAGGGACGTGCGCGGCGAGATCACCTTCCAGCACGTCACCTTTCGCTACGGCCCTGATCAGCCACCAGCGCTACAGGGCATCAACCTGAGTATCCATGCGGGTGAGTTCGTGGCGCTGGTGGGCGCGTCGGGGGTGGGCAAGAGCACCCTCTGCGCCCTGATTCCGCGCTTTTACGAGGTCAGCGAAGGGCAGATTTTGCTGGACGGCACACCGATCACTGATCTGAAACTGGATTCCCTGCGGCGGCAGATCGGTGTGGTGCAGCAGGACGTGTACCTGTTCGCCGGAACTGTACTGGACAACATCCGCTATGGACGCCCCACTGCCTGCGAGGCCGAGATCAAGGAAGCTGCGCGGCAAGCCGGGGCGCACGATTTCATTGCGGCGCTGCCAAATGGCTACCACACCGACATCGGTCAGCGCGGCGTGAAGCTGTCCGGTGGGCAAAAGCAGCGCCTGAGCATCGCGCGGGTGTTCCTCAAAGACCCGCCCGTGTTGATCTTTGACGAGGCCACCAGCGCCCTAGACAACGAATCCGAAGCGCTGGTGCAGGAATCGTTGGAGCGTCTGGCCCAGCGGCGCACCACACTGGTCATCGCGCACCGCCTGTCGACTGTACGGAATGCCGGACGAATCCTCGTGCTGACCAAGGACGGCCTGACCGAGCAGGGTACCCACGCCGAATTGATGGCTCAAGGCGGCGTCTACGCCCGCTTGCAAGCAACAGGACTGCGGCTCTAG
- a CDS encoding acyltransferase encodes MTWLKPLLTPAGAESAYTAFFADLEAKLSDPATSRPELVRELLAELMYGRSYAALEADAPMAALNLDSRNVTFESEYYMATDDAQFQRVKPLLWLWKSVDLTPLGHNPLFGIPLRRILAGYIFKSVGRDFKCWQNVEFSVGYNMEVGDDVVIHRNVLLDDIGGIELHDGASVSDYVNIYSHTHSVLDGPDVTLRKTVIGRGARLTYHSTILAGSVVSDDAILATHALLRGDIEPHGIAMGLPAKTTRLKIREVGPVEGIDSRTFVPEPARKANPQFPEPTPNQTKRLEEEVLLSPRMGFVAGKR; translated from the coding sequence ATGACCTGGCTCAAACCGCTCCTCACCCCCGCAGGCGCTGAGAGCGCTTACACGGCTTTCTTCGCTGACTTGGAAGCCAAACTCAGTGACCCGGCCACCTCGCGCCCGGAATTGGTGCGCGAACTGCTGGCCGAGCTGATGTATGGCCGCTCCTACGCCGCCCTAGAAGCCGACGCGCCGATGGCCGCTCTCAATCTCGATTCGCGCAACGTCACTTTTGAATCCGAATACTACATGGCCACCGACGATGCCCAGTTTCAGCGGGTCAAGCCGCTGCTGTGGCTGTGGAAAAGCGTTGACCTGACGCCGCTGGGTCACAATCCCTTGTTCGGCATTCCGCTGCGGCGCATTCTGGCAGGCTACATTTTCAAATCCGTCGGGCGTGACTTCAAGTGCTGGCAGAATGTGGAATTCTCGGTGGGCTACAACATGGAAGTCGGTGATGATGTGGTCATTCACCGCAACGTGCTGCTCGACGACATCGGCGGCATCGAGCTGCACGACGGCGCGTCGGTCAGCGATTACGTCAACATCTACAGCCACACCCACTCGGTGCTCGACGGCCCCGACGTGACCCTGCGCAAAACCGTGATCGGGCGCGGCGCACGGCTGACCTATCACTCCACCATTTTGGCCGGAAGCGTGGTCAGCGACGACGCCATACTGGCGACCCACGCCCTGCTGCGTGGCGACATTGAGCCGCACGGCATCGCGATGGGCTTGCCCGCCAAAACCACCCGCCTCAAAATTCGGGAAGTGGGGCCAGTGGAGGGCATTGATTCTCGCACCTTCGTGCCTGAGCCCGCCCGCAAAGCCAATCCGCAGTTTCCAGAGCCGACGCCCAACCAAACCAAGCGGTTAGAAGAGGAAGTGCTGTTGTCGCCAAGAATGGGGTTTGTGGCGGGCAAGCGCTAA
- a CDS encoding MFS transporter — protein MSSAALASAPPKSLALLGLSAFLLLGLIYPVLGPALPRLSEQFELRATGAALLLSFNSAGAFLGVVLTGVISGRLSPQRRSLIAVLVLALSSVALAFAPSFVLALAAVLALGFGFGMLDLTMNVWISTSYGGRSAAVLNLLSASFGVGAVLAPLAVGLAGGNFRVPLLCCAAFAAALLVPLLLTPSRTPITPAALTAAPATRQSRWLLGGFVVLFLLYVAVESGVGAWEVTHLKATLPLSTAQAAQLSALFWVSFTLGRLISAPLALRLAPAPLMIAALSLAALSLALASVPAFAALAYTLTGLFLAPVFTTGLVWLTRVMPGGAAPTFVFAGSFLGPVLFSPLIGTLRDAFGPVAIPLTLLGITLAALALVVGLSRRLSA, from the coding sequence ATGTCCTCGGCTGCCCTCGCCTCCGCTCCTCCCAAAAGTCTCGCCCTGCTCGGTCTCAGCGCCTTTTTGCTGCTGGGCCTGATTTACCCGGTGCTCGGCCCAGCGCTGCCGCGACTCAGCGAGCAGTTCGAGTTGCGGGCAACCGGCGCGGCCCTGCTGCTCAGCTTCAACTCGGCGGGCGCATTTTTAGGGGTGGTGCTCACGGGAGTGATTTCAGGGCGGCTCTCGCCTCAGCGCCGCTCGCTGATCGCCGTGCTGGTTCTGGCGCTCAGCAGCGTGGCACTGGCTTTCGCGCCGAGCTTCGTGCTGGCGCTGGCGGCGGTTTTAGCGCTGGGGTTCGGCTTCGGAATGCTGGATTTGACCATGAACGTCTGGATTTCCACCAGTTACGGGGGACGCAGCGCGGCCGTGCTGAACTTGCTGAGCGCCAGCTTCGGCGTGGGCGCGGTGCTGGCTCCGCTGGCAGTGGGCCTAGCGGGGGGCAATTTCCGCGTGCCGCTGCTGTGCTGCGCCGCGTTTGCCGCCGCCTTGCTGGTGCCGCTGCTGCTGACGCCTTCCCGCACCCCGATAACGCCCGCCGCACTCACGGCTGCGCCCGCGACTCGACAATCCCGCTGGCTATTGGGCGGCTTCGTGGTGCTGTTCTTGCTGTATGTGGCGGTGGAAAGCGGAGTGGGGGCTTGGGAAGTCACCCACCTGAAAGCCACCTTGCCGCTCAGCACCGCGCAGGCCGCACAGCTTTCGGCTCTCTTCTGGGTCAGCTTCACGCTGGGGCGGCTGATTTCCGCGCCGCTGGCCCTGCGGCTGGCCCCCGCACCGCTGATGATCGCCGCGCTGAGTCTGGCCGCGCTCAGCTTGGCGCTGGCCAGCGTTCCGGCATTCGCGGCGCTGGCTTACACCCTCACCGGTCTGTTTCTGGCTCCAGTTTTCACGACGGGTTTGGTGTGGCTCACCCGCGTGATGCCGGGCGGAGCCGCGCCGACCTTCGTGTTCGCCGGATCGTTCCTCGGCCCGGTGCTGTTCTCACCGCTAATCGGCACGCTGCGCGACGCTTTTGGCCCCGTTGCCATTCCGCTGACCTTGCTGGGCATTACTTTGGCGGCGCTGGCCTTGGTGGTGGGCCTCAGCCGCCGCTTGAGCGCTTAG
- a CDS encoding sulfite exporter TauE/SafE family protein, with the protein MILAVVAIGLLAGVLGAILGLGGGVVVVPALQFVLPLFGHAISITQAVAISQIGVLAVGVAGTAGYLQKGMIRARTGYLLSPYTIIGGTLGSYLGLILPAKAVATVFAFLLLYSAYNLLRGLKRIEQEREPSKLVPPAMGFAGIMSGLLGIGGGTVQVPVMNLLAGIPIREAIATSTFIMGLTAVANALIYSAGGLLDFHLAAAVAAGILIGARAGTNLATRISAQNLKVLFSALLIFTAMQMLWKYWV; encoded by the coding sequence TTGATTCTGGCCGTTGTTGCCATCGGCCTCTTGGCAGGCGTGCTGGGCGCGATTCTGGGACTGGGCGGCGGGGTGGTGGTGGTTCCGGCGCTGCAATTTGTGCTGCCGCTGTTCGGACACGCCATCAGCATCACGCAGGCGGTGGCGATCAGCCAAATCGGGGTGCTGGCGGTGGGCGTGGCGGGCACGGCAGGCTACCTCCAAAAGGGCATGATTCGCGCCCGCACCGGCTATCTCCTTTCGCCCTACACCATCATCGGCGGCACGTTGGGCAGTTACTTGGGCCTGATTCTTCCGGCCAAAGCGGTGGCCACCGTCTTCGCCTTCTTGCTGCTCTACAGCGCTTACAACCTCTTGCGCGGCCTCAAGCGGATCGAACAGGAGCGCGAGCCGAGCAAGTTGGTGCCGCCCGCGATGGGCTTTGCAGGCATCATGAGCGGCCTGCTCGGCATCGGCGGCGGCACGGTGCAGGTTCCGGTGATGAACTTGCTGGCGGGCATTCCCATCCGCGAGGCGATTGCCACCAGCACCTTCATCATGGGCCTGACCGCTGTGGCCAACGCCCTGATTTACAGCGCGGGCGGCCTGCTTGACTTTCACTTGGCAGCGGCAGTAGCGGCAGGCATCTTGATAGGAGCGCGGGCCGGAACCAATCTGGCGACCCGCATCAGCGCCCAAAACCTCAAGGTGTTGTTCAGCGCACTGCTGATTTTCACCGCCATGCAAATGCTATGGAAGTATTGGGTATGA
- a CDS encoding S41 family peptidase: MSKLKNTFLTLGLALLSSAQASPASDLFGRVSELFQKEYYGWSETDRSALTDKYAAELQTRCAPEGEACSFDTGRAVLKDMFDTFHDDHTSVRDAESAQRLLEVQNDMSVPRTGLRVIKQPEGLLVVGVQPGSPAEEAGVNLYDLIQSVNGVAAGKDKPVDSLAFVRLERASTPMTLSVQRPKSALKLLSVTPKMMKARDEPSLSFPKAGVALINFPTFLSGDSAPLFLAKIKEAQQAGARELIIDLRYNGGGRLDQCVAAASIFKPVVYQARFRGGGWSYGGLDGEQAPALSARIDHQSHVWNGPAAILIGENTASCAEVFTFFAQKSGVKAVGSSTKGVGNSGVNFYPLPDQGIFSLTMLRAYDEDGQPLPDHITPDISAPTDLRALTESGDDTTLDAALRVLSDETAAAVAAGTK; this comes from the coding sequence GTGTCTAAATTGAAGAACACCTTCTTGACGCTGGGCCTCGCCCTGCTTTCCAGCGCTCAGGCCAGCCCCGCCAGCGATTTGTTCGGGCGGGTCAGCGAGCTGTTTCAAAAAGAGTATTACGGCTGGTCAGAGACTGACCGCAGCGCCCTGACCGACAAATACGCCGCCGAGCTGCAAACGCGCTGCGCTCCTGAAGGTGAAGCGTGCAGCTTCGACACGGGCCGGGCCGTGCTCAAAGACATGTTCGATACGTTTCACGACGACCACACCAGCGTCCGCGACGCCGAAAGCGCTCAGCGCCTGCTCGAAGTCCAAAACGATATGAGCGTGCCGCGCACCGGCCTCCGGGTCATCAAGCAGCCGGAAGGCTTGCTCGTGGTGGGCGTGCAGCCGGGCAGTCCGGCAGAAGAAGCCGGCGTCAACCTCTACGACCTGATTCAGTCGGTCAACGGCGTGGCGGCGGGCAAAGACAAGCCGGTGGACTCGCTGGCTTTCGTGCGCTTGGAGCGGGCCAGCACCCCCATGACGCTAAGCGTGCAGCGCCCCAAGTCGGCCCTCAAGCTGCTCAGCGTGACGCCGAAAATGATGAAGGCCCGCGACGAGCCGAGCCTGAGCTTTCCGAAAGCGGGCGTGGCGCTCATCAATTTTCCCACTTTTTTGTCGGGTGACAGCGCTCCGCTCTTTTTGGCCAAAATCAAGGAAGCGCAGCAGGCCGGGGCCAGAGAACTGATTATTGACCTGCGCTACAACGGTGGGGGGCGGCTCGATCAGTGCGTGGCGGCAGCCAGTATTTTTAAGCCGGTGGTGTACCAAGCCCGTTTCCGTGGCGGCGGCTGGAGTTACGGCGGCTTGGACGGTGAGCAGGCTCCGGCCCTGAGTGCACGGATCGATCACCAGAGCCACGTTTGGAACGGGCCAGCCGCCATTTTGATCGGCGAGAACACCGCCTCGTGCGCTGAGGTCTTTACCTTTTTTGCTCAGAAGAGCGGCGTCAAGGCCGTCGGCAGCTCCACCAAGGGGGTGGGCAACAGCGGCGTGAATTTCTATCCGCTGCCGGATCAAGGCATTTTCAGCTTGACCATGCTGCGGGCCTATGACGAAGACGGCCAACCGCTGCCGGATCACATCACGCCGGACATCAGCGCCCCCACCGACTTAAGAGCGCTGACCGAAAGTGGCGACGACACCACCTTAGACGCCGCCCTGAGGGTGCTGAGCGACGAAACGGCGGCCGCAGTCGCAGCGGGCACCAAATGA
- a CDS encoding class I SAM-dependent methyltransferase, translating into MRNEEQPTQPNAAGNGTVPSPKRSRLRLRLTPAAEGHIRRGHPWVYESSVREQNREGESGELAVIYDRQDRFLAVGLYDPHSPLRLRLLHAGSPLSLDTAWWKRHLELSVQRRAALFGPDTDGYRLINGESDGWPGLVLDRYASTLVLKLYTSSWLPHLGLLLELLSGRFGSGFSNSTPDSAPNADVPPQAGAEPSTLRVVLRLSRNTQKLAAEQGFSDGQVLLGEDLSGPVIFQEYGLNFEADVLRGQKTGFFLDQRENRRIVGSMVEKLVQQGDGRRVLNAFSFSGGFSLASARAGAAEAVCVDISKHALESSRRNFALNYSMPGVSRCFHRTVQADVFAWLGKTLPADAETSEPFTREPFDLIVLDPPSLARRETEREGAVHAYGRLSRQALERLRPGGVLMAASCSSHVSAEEFFEAVRTSARRSGRNWKELRTTRHAPDHHATFTEAEYLKAIYLRVE; encoded by the coding sequence ATGAGGAACGAAGAGCAGCCCACCCAACCCAACGCCGCAGGCAACGGGACAGTGCCGAGCCCCAAGCGCTCCCGCCTGCGCCTGCGCCTGACGCCCGCCGCCGAGGGCCACATCCGGCGCGGGCATCCGTGGGTGTACGAAAGCAGCGTGCGCGAGCAAAACCGCGAGGGCGAGAGCGGCGAATTGGCGGTGATTTACGATCGGCAAGACCGCTTTCTGGCGGTGGGGCTGTACGACCCGCACTCTCCGCTGCGGCTGCGGCTGCTGCATGCCGGGTCGCCGCTGAGCCTCGACACCGCTTGGTGGAAGCGCCACCTGGAGCTGTCGGTGCAGCGCCGCGCCGCCCTGTTCGGCCCCGATACCGACGGTTACCGTCTGATCAACGGCGAGAGCGACGGCTGGCCGGGCTTGGTGCTCGACCGCTACGCCAGCACGCTGGTGCTCAAGCTCTACACCTCATCTTGGCTGCCGCACCTCGGCCTGCTGCTGGAACTGCTCTCGGGGCGCTTCGGCAGCGGCTTTTCCAACTCGACTCCCGATTCGGCACCCAATGCAGACGTGCCGCCGCAGGCCGGAGCCGAGCCCTCGACCTTGCGTGTGGTGCTGCGCCTGAGCCGCAATACCCAGAAGCTGGCCGCCGAGCAGGGCTTCTCGGACGGCCAAGTGCTGCTGGGCGAAGACCTCAGCGGGCCAGTCATCTTTCAGGAATACGGCCTGAACTTTGAAGCCGACGTGCTGCGCGGCCAGAAGACCGGCTTTTTTCTGGATCAGCGCGAGAATCGCCGGATCGTGGGCAGCATGGTGGAAAAATTGGTGCAGCAGGGCGACGGGCGGCGGGTGCTCAACGCCTTTTCGTTTTCCGGTGGCTTTTCGCTGGCCTCGGCGCGGGCAGGCGCTGCCGAAGCGGTCTGCGTGGACATCAGCAAGCACGCCTTGGAGAGCAGTCGGCGCAACTTTGCTCTCAATTACAGCATGCCGGGAGTGTCCCGCTGCTTTCACCGCACGGTGCAGGCCGACGTCTTCGCTTGGCTGGGCAAAACTCTGCCGGCCGACGCCGAGACCAGCGAGCCGTTTACCCGTGAACCGTTCGATTTGATCGTGCTCGACCCGCCCTCGCTGGCCCGCCGCGAAACCGAGCGCGAGGGAGCCGTTCACGCCTACGGCCGCCTGAGCCGCCAAGCCCTTGAGCGGCTGCGGCCCGGCGGCGTGCTGATGGCCGCGTCGTGTTCGTCGCACGTCAGCGCCGAGGAATTTTTTGAAGCGGTTCGCACCTCGGCGCGGCGCAGTGGCCGCAACTGGAAAGAACTCCGCACCACCCGCCACGCGCCCGACCACCACGCGACCTTTACTGAAGCCGAGTACCTCAAGGCTATTTATTTGCGGGTAGAGTAA